The sequence GTTGAGGTTGAACAGGGTGTCGCGCGCGGACTGCCAGTAGAGCGCGTCGATCTCGGTCAGCGTGCCGAGCGCGCAGTACGAGGCCAGACTGTTCTGATAGAGCAGGGCCTGCTGGTCTTCGCTGAGCGTATTGGTCGCGATGCCCTGCACCAGGCCGGCATCGACCTCCGGATCCTGATTGAGGCCGCCGCCCACCGACAGCAGCGTGGCCCAGTAGCTCTTGAAGGCCTCGCCCGAGTAGAGGCTGTAGCGCAGGTCGTTCCAGGTGACTTCCGGTGCGATCGCGTCCAGGCGATGCTCGGGATCGATCGCATAGATCAGGTGCTGAAAGCCGCCGCCGTAACTGCCGCCGGTTGCGCCGAGCAGCAGATTGCCGTCGCGGTAGGCGAGCCAGTCCAGATTGTCCTCGGCCCAGTCGATGATCTGCAGGTTGTCCTGGCCTTCGAGATTGGGATCGAGAATGCGGATGGTGCCGCCGGACTCACCGTGACCGCGCTGGTCGATGGAGATGATGCCGAAGCCGGCGGCAGACAGGTCCGCCAGCAGACCTTCGGTCGGGCGCGTGCTCTGGCGCGAGCCGCCGTAGCCGTGGCTATGCAGAATCAGCGGATACTTCGCGCCTTCGGCAAAGGTCTCCGGTTCGATCACGGTGAAAGCGATCTGTTCGCCGTCCACGCCCGAAGCGAGATAGACGTTCTCGACCGTGCCTGCGCGGGTTTCGGCACCGGGCGGCGGATCGAGGGAATCGGTGTCGCCACCGCCACCTCCGCTGCCACCACAGCCGGCCAGCAGCATTGCGGCCAGCACGGACCATAGGATTCGTATCGTCATGAGCGTCTCCCTTCCAGAACTCGCAAGATTGTTTTCAGGCGCTCGGCGGCGCCTTTGTGACCATTCTATGACGGTTTTCGGCCGCGGCGCCCGATCCATCCGCCTTTGTCGCAGCCGTGCTTCAGGCAGCTTTCAGTGCCGATCGCAAAAATGGGGCACTGCAACACGATTCACCCCGACATGGATTTCAGGAGATTGCGATGAAAATTGCCATTCCTTCTACCCTCGGCGCCCTGGTTCTTGGCCTGCTGTGGACCGCTTCAGCGACTGCCGCCGCCGATGCTGGCGGCAAGGTCGACTACAGGATCGGCGGCGTGGGACGCGAGTCCGCCAGCGAAATGAAAGCGGCGCGGGATCAGTACCCGCTGGCCATGACCTTTGCCGAATCGATCGACGGCAAGGCGGCCTACACCACGGACGTCGCCGTGCGCATTCGCGACAGCAACAACGACGAACTGGTGGAGACCAAGGCCGACGGCCCGCTGATGCTGGTCGATCTGCCGGCGGGCCGCTATCGAATCAGCGCCGAACGAGACGGCAAGCCGATCGAACGTGACGTGGAGATCGCCTCCGGCGAGCGGCGCCAGATGCTGTTCGAGTTTCCCAGCGACGAAACCGCGCATTCGATCCGGCCGAACGACATGGTCGTGCGTCTGCCCGGCTCGGACTGAGCGGCGGGCTCAGGATGTGGGCGAGTGTTCGCGCGTGTCGTCGAAGGCGATGTCCGGGAACCGCTCCCGCGTCATCGCCAGATTGACCGGGCTGGACGCGAGGTAGACCAGCGCGCCCTGATGATCGGCGGCGATGCGCAGTTCGTTCTTTTCGCGGAAATCGCGAAACTTCTTCTCGTCCGGACACGAGACCCAGCGCGCGGTGCTGATTGCGGCCGGTTCGAACACGCAGTCCACGCCGTACTCGTCCTTGAGCCGGTACTGCACCACGTCGAACTGCAACACACCGACCGCGCCGAGGATGATGTCGTTGTTGCTGACCGGTCGATAGACCTGCGTCGCGCCCTCCTCGCACAGCTGGTCCAGCCCCTTGTTGAGCTGCTTGGACTTCATCGGATCGCGCAGCACCACACGCCGGAACAGCTCCGGTGCGAAGTTGGGAATGCCCGAGAACGTCAGCTCCTCGCCTTCGGTGAATGAATCGCCGATGGAGATGGTGCCGTGGTTGTGCAGACCGATGATGTCGCCGGGGTAGGCCTGTTCCACCACGTCGCGGTCCGAGGCCATGAAGGTCAGCGCATTGGAGATGCGCACATTGGAGCCCACGCGCACGCTGTGCAGGTTCATGCCGCGCGTGTACACGCCGGAGCAGACGCGCAGAAAGGCGATGCGGTCACGATGCTTGGGGTCCATGTTCGCCTGAATCTTGAACACGAAGCCAGAGAAACCATCATCCGACGGCGCAATCGGACGCAGGCTGGATTCGCGCGGTTGCGGCGGCGGCGCCCAGTCGACAAAGCCGTTGAGCAATTCGCGCACACCGAAGTTGCTGATTGCCGAGCCGAAGAACACCGGCGTGAGCTTGGCTTGTCGGTACAGGTCCATATCGAATGGGGTGCCGGCCATCTGCACCAATTCGATTTCATCCAGCAGCGTCTGATACGCGGGCCCCAGGCGTTCCGCCAGCCCCGGTGCGCGCAGCCCGTCGACGGTCTCGATGTCCGAGACCCGGTCCTTGGGGCCGGTGTAGAGATAGAAGCGGTCTTCGAGCAGGTGGTACACGCCCTTGAACTCACGCCCCATACCCACCGGCCAGGTGATCGGCGCGCAGGACAGGCCGAGCACGTTTTCGATCTCGTCGAGCAGGTCCAGCGACGGCCGGCTTTCGCGGTCCAGCTTGTTGACGAAGGTGACGATCGGCGTGTCGCGCAGGCGCGTGACTTCCATCAGCTTGATGGTGCGCGGTTCCACGCCCTTGGCCGCGTCGATCACCATCAGCGCCGAGTCCACCGCCGTCAGCGTGCGGTAGGTATCTTCCGAGAAGTCCTCGTGACCCGGTGTGTCCAGCAGATTGACGATGCGGTCCCGATACGGGAACTGCATCACCGAGGTCGTCACCGAAATGCCGCGCTGCTGTTCCAGCGCCATCCAGTCCGAGGTCGCATGACGCGAGGCCTTCTTGCCCTTCACGGTGCCAGCCAACTGGATCGCGCCGCCGAACAGCAGCAGCTTTTCGGTCAGCGTCGTCTTGCCCGCGTCCGGATGCGAAATGATCGCAAAAGTGCGCCTCTTCCTTGATTCTTCGAGAATTTTCTCGCTCAGCATGTCGTTAATTTCTCGAATATGTACGCAGGCATGTACACGAAAACAAAAGGCACCCGGCCCATCACTTCTCCCATTAACAGCTAATAACCAGCCACGCTACAGCATGATAACCTAAAAACTGTTTGACACAATAACCTAGAAGTCGTACAACTTAATAACCTAGAAACGCTTATCAAGCGGAAAGCGACTTCACATGGCATACCCCCTCGGCGAGCCTCGCCGCCTCACTGGAAATCCTTAAAGAACTCCAAGATCGCGGGGTCGTCGCCATTCGCACCCGGCACATGACCCGCACGCACCGGGAACGGCTGCTGAAGAACGGCTTCATCCGGGAAGTGATGAAGGGCTGGTACATCCCAACCCGTCCCGACGAACCGGCGGGCGAGAGCACGGCATGGTACGCCTCGTTCTGGGCGTTCTGCGCCGACTACCTGAACGAACGCTTCGGTGAGGCCTGGTGCCTCAGCCCGGAGCAATCGCTGACCATCCACGCTGGCGACTGGACCGTTCCCCGGCAAATGCTGGTGCGCTCACCCAAGGGTGGAAACAAGCCAACCGCATTACCGCATACCACCTCGATCCTCGATGTCCGGCTGGAACTGCCACAGAAGCAGGACATTGAGACCAAGGACGGGCTGAGGGTTTTTCGACTGCCTGCGGCCCTGATTGCCATTCCGCCCGCCTATTTTACCGCGCATCCGGTCCCGGTTCGCGCAGCCCTTTCAGCCGTCACCGATGCATCCGATGTGCTAAGCCGCCTGCTCAAGGGCGGGCACAGCACCATCGCGGGCCGTCTGGCCGGGGCCTTCCGTAATATCGGACGAACGCAAATCGCCGACGATATTCTCGGAGCCATGACGGCGGCCGGGTACACGGTCAACGAAGCCGCCGCATTCGCGGACCAAGCCCCCATTATCTTCGGGTTGCGGGAAACCTCTCCCTACGTCAACCGCGTCCGCATGGATTGGCAGCGCATGCGCGAGGATGTACTGGCGCACTTCATCCAGCCGCCCGCGCAAAAGCCAGACAAGACGGCTTACCTCAAGCACGTCGATGATGTTTATGTCCGCGACGCCTACAACTCGCTTTCCATCGAAGGCTACCGGGTCAGCGCCGAGCTGATCGAACGGGCCCGCTCCGGTAACTGGAACCCTGAAGCCAATGCGGCTGACCGCAATCACCGCGACGCATCGGCGGCACGGGGTTACTGGCAAGCTTTCCAGCAGCTCAAGCAGAGCCTCGATAAAGTCTTGAACGGCCAGAATGCCGGGGCAGTTGCCAGTCACGATCATCGGACGTGGTACCGGGAACTCTTCGGCCCCAGCGTCGTTGCGGGCATCATCAGGGCAACCGACCTTGCGGGCTACCGGAACAATCCGGTCTATCTCCGACACTCCATGCATGTTCCGCCACGCTATGAATCAGTGCGCGAACTCATGCCGGCCTACTTCGATCTCCTGCAGAACGAAGAAGAACCGGCGGTGCGTGTCGTGCTCGGCCATTTCGTCTTCGTCTATATCCACCCCTACATGGACGGCAACGGCCGCATGGGCCGCTTCCTGATGAATGTCATGCTCGCGTCCGGCGGATATCCGTGGACCGTCGTTCCGCTGGAACGGCGTGACGAGTACATGGCGGCACTGGAGCAGGCCAGCGTGAACAAGAATATCGTTCCGTTCACGCAACTAATCCGCGTTCTGGTCGAGAGCGAAAAATAGAAGTGAACCTCCCCTGGTTTTCCCGGAGGCTCCTTGGTGTGAGTCACGCCGACGATACGGCGCGCGCGTACATCGCGATGTACGAAGGCCACGTCGACGAGGCCCTTGCCGGGTCGATACGAAGGTGAAGTCAGACATCCACAGCGCGGTGGGTCGATCAGCCTTGAACTGTCTGCGCACGTGATCGTGTGGGCACCGTGCGTTCACATCACGGATCGTCGCTTTTACGCCCCTGCCACGCACTGCAACGCGCAGGCCTCGGCCGCACGAGTCGCCCAACCGTGCAACGCGCACGGCCTCGGCGAATCTGCCTATTTCGGCAGGCGCGTCGCAGCCGCAGTGGCGGATATAAAATGACAACGCAGATAGACGTCACTCGGTCTCAAGCTTGAGACGTAGTTCACTTCGCTCAGGCTGACTGCCAACTCGTCGTCGAGCGGCTTGCGATGGTAGATGATGTGGTGCGCGCGCCTATAGCCTTTGTCCACGCGACGGATTCCGAATAAGGCGATTCTTCCGGAAAATGGAAAGTAGATTTCCAAAATCTCTATTTAAAGTCATATTTAGAAATAATATTCTGCAGACATCGAACAAGACAGCCGTCGTTCACGAGCTGTCGAACCAGAAAAATCTGGAGGAGCTAAACAATGTCAGCAGATCCGAGAACTATTCGCGCGGACAGCGCGTACTTCGAGGAAGACTCATCGGCTGAGATCGTCAACTCTCGCATGGGGGAAGATGCCGATCCGCGCCTGCGCGAAATCCTGAGCATCCTCACGCGGCACCTTCACGCCGCGATCAAGGAAATCGAGCCCTCGCACCATGAGTGGTTTTCGGCGATTGAGTTCCTGACGGCAACCGGCCACATGTGCAGCGACTGGCGGCAGGAGTTCATTCTCCTGTCCGACGTGCTCGGCGCCACGATGCTCGTCGACGCCATCAACCATCGGCGTCCAAGCGGGGCGACACCCAACACGATTCTTGGGCCTTTCTATGTGGAAGGGGCGCCTCGGTATTCGAACGGCGACAACATTTGTCTGGACGCCAAGGGCCAGCCCACCTTGATTCGGGGGCGCGTGCTCGGCGTTGACGGGCAGGCCATCGGCGGTGCCACACTCGACGTCTGGCAAACCAACGACGATGGCTACTACGACGTCCAGCAAAAGGGCGTTCAGCCGGACTACAACCTGCGGGGACTGTTCACCTCGGAAGCCGACGGCCGCTACTGGTTCCGAACGGTCAAGCCGCGGTTCTATCCGATTCCGTATGACGGTCCCGTCGGCAAGTTGCTGAAGGCGGTGGATCGTCATCCGAATCGCGCGGCCCATCTGCACTTCATCGTCGAAGCCGCCGGCTACGAGCAGGTCATCACTCACATTTTCACACCGGACTGTCCCTACTTGGGCGAAGACGCCGTGTTCGGCGTCAAGCGCGATCTCGTCGCGGAATTCAAGACGATAACCGATCCGGAACTCGCCGAGCGGTACGGCATGCCGTATCCGTTCCTGCTCGTGGACTGGGACTTCGTGCTCGCGCCGAAGTCTGCCTAAGCACGCGCTCTGCCTTCGCCTTGCCCGGAACTGACCTTCATGAAAATGGGTGACATTGAACTTTGCGCTTCATACTGGACGATTGCGGGGAACACCTTCCCCGGCGACGGCAGCGAGATCAGCTCATTCCCCTTGCGCGAACGTGCGCAGGTCGCAGGAAAGATCGGCTGGCGCGGCATGGGACTGGTCTATGCCGACCTTGAAGCGACGCTCCGCAAGGAGGGTATCGATACCGTTCGCAGCATCCTGTCCGACAACGGCATTCGTCATCTCGAGCTTGAGTTCCTGGTCGACTGGCATCTTGACGGCGCCCGGCGATTTGCTGCCGATGCGATGTTCGGCGACATGCTCGAAGTGGCTTCGAAGCTCGAAGTTGCGAAGATCAAGCTGGGCGCGGGCTTGTTCGAAGAGGGTGAGCCCGATCTGCCGCGCATGCGCGAAGCCCTGGCGCTGATCGGCGAGCGGGCAAACCCTCTCGGCATCGATATCGCGATCGAATTCCTGCCGTTTGCGAGCATCAATACCATCGAGCGTTGCGTGGCGCTGACGAAGGATCTGGGCACGGACAACGTCGGTGTTCTGGTGGACACCTGGCATGTTCATCGCGGCGGCATGAAGTCCGACGACATCCGTTCCATTCCGTCGCAGTTGCTCAAGGCAGCGGAGCTCGACGATGCCGGGCCTGAGCTCATTGACTCATTGTTCAACGACTCGACACATCACCGCCACCTTTGCGGCGAAGGGGTCATCGATATACCCGCACAGATCCAGGCCCTGCTCGATACCGGATATCGCGGCTATTGGGGTGTCGAAGTGATCTCCGCGGCGCATCGCCAGCTGCCACTCGAGGAGGCTGCACGGCGCGCATACGACACGACGATGGCTCAGTTCCATAACGTTCGTCTTCCCGCCTAGGTCGGCCCGTTAATTTTGTTCTCAGGATGCTAACCATGCTTGGAATCGCAGTTCTCGGTGCAGGCCGTATCGGCAAGATCCACGCGGCGAATGTGGCCGCCAATCGCAATGCCAGACTGGTCGCGGTCGCCGATCCCTACGGAGACGCCGCAAGCTCGCTGGCGAGCTTGCACGGCGCAGAAGCGGTCCTGGACCCATTCGCAGCAATCGAACGCGCCGACGTCGATGCCGTGGTGATCGGGACGCCCACCAATACGCATCTTCCGCTGCTGCTGAAGGCGGTGGAGCTGGGCAAGGCGGCGCTGTGCGAAAAGCCGATCGATCTCGATATGGAAAGGAGCCGGGCGGCCGTCGCACAGATCAAGGAGCGTGGCGGCAAGGTGATGATGGCGTTCAATCGCCGCTTCGAAAACACCTTTGCCGAAATGCGTCGCGCGATCGACGCCGGCGAAATCGGCGAGGTGCGCCAGGTTGTCATTTCGAGTCGCGATCCCGGAATGCCGCCCGCAGAGTACGTCAGGACTTCAGGTGGCATCTTCCGCGACATGACCATCCACGATCTGGACATGGCGCGCTTCCTCCTCGGCGAAGAACCCACCGAAGTCAGCGCCGTCGCGAGCCGCATCGTCGATTCCAGCTTGTGCGAGGCGCACGACGACTTCGACACGGTCATGCTGATAATGAAAACGGCCAGCGGCAAGCAGTGCCACATCAACAACTGCCGCGAGGCTGTCTACGGCTACGACCAGCGCGTCGAAGTCTTCGGATCCACCGGCATGCTGTTGCAGGAGAACCAGCGCAAGACCTCGCTTCGGCGCTGGTCGGCTACGACCACGGACGCTCGAGAGCCGCTGCTCAACTTCTTTCTTGAGCGCTACACGCAAGCCTACAAGTCCGAGGTCGATGCCTTCGTCAACGCGTTGATCAAGGACCTGCCGCTGCCAACCAGCCTCGACGACGGTCTGCAGGCCTTGCGCCTGGCTGACTGCGCGCTTGAAGCCGTGCGCACGGGTCGCACCGTCGCAGTCTGAGCCCAAAAAGACAAAGGAGGAGTTTCGATGAGCTACGCACTCGGTACCGAAGAACCCATCGGTATAGCCTGTCTGGGAATCACTCACCCGCACACCTCAGGACGCGTGAAGGCGTTTCAGCGTGCGCCGGGCGTCAGCTTTTTCGGCGCGTACGACGAGAGTCCGCTACTGCAGCCGTTCGTCGAAGCGCTGGGGCTGGAAGCCCGAAGCAAGGACGAGATTCTGAGCGATCCCAAGGTGCATGCGGTTCTCGTGCATCCCAAGAGCTACCTGATGGCCGATTGGGCCATCGAAGCGCTCAAGGCCGGCAAGGCCGTGCTCTGCGAGAAGCCCGCGGGCCGCGGGTCTCACGACACCCAGCGTATCGCCGAAGCCGTGGAAGAGACCGCTGGCCTGTTTCAGGTCGGATTCTGCTGGCGCTACGCGCCCTCCGTCGACAAGCTGCAGGAGGCGCTCGCCGCCGAGCGCTTCGGCAAGGTTCTCCAGGTGCGCGCTCACGCGGGTTGCTCACATGACGAAGCCGACACCAGCCATATGAAGCAGCCTGGCGATATCGGCGGTGCGTTCTACGTGATCGGCTGCCATACGGTCGATCGCCTGCTGCTGCACTTCGGCATGCCGCGCTCGGTCAACGCTCGCATCACCAAGTTTGCGGGCGCGATGAGCGATACGGCGCGCGAAGACGCGGCCGGCGCCATCCTCAACTACGACGACAAACTCATCACGCTGGACTTCATGTCCTGGGATCCCCTGCCCTGGACGGAGAGTTGGGACATCACCGTTTACGGCACCGAAGGTCTCATGTATTCGCGGCCGCTCCCGGCGTCCTACAAGGTCTACGACAGCGGTCGAAACGGTTATCCGGAAGGTTGGACGGACTGGAACGAGACCAGTTTTCCCGAGATCTGGGCCATTCGAAAGACCGTCTACTCGCCCGAACTCGCGGAGATCGGCAACCCGGTCTACTTTGATCGCGAAGCGGCGAAGTTCATCAATTCGCTGCGTACCGGTGCGCCATCCAACGTACCGGCGTCCCAGGCGCACAACATCAATCGGGTACTCGAAGCACTCTTTGCTTCGTCCAGCAGGAATGGCGAGGAAGTACTGCTGTAGCGCGCAGGACCGTTGTTAAAAAATTAAAGAGGAGAGATTGGATCATGTTCAAAAACATAAAGGCACTGACCCTCTATGGCGTGGCTCCGTTGCTTTTGCTGTCGGCTTTGTTGGCCGCTTGTGGTCAACAGCGGAGCGAAAAAGGCGTCATCGGCATCACGCTGCCAAGCAAGACCGAGGCGCGCTGGGTGTCGGATGGCAGCAACATGGTTCGAACACTCAAAGCGATGGGCTATGACGTGGACCTGCAGTACGCGCAATACGACGTGCCGGTCCAGCTGTCTCAAGTCGAGAACCTTGTGGCCAAGGGCGTTCGTGCACTCGTCGTTGCGCCCATTGACGGCACGACTATGGTGTCCGTGTTGCACCAGGCACACCAGAACGGCATTGCGATCATCTCCTATGATCGCCTGATCCGCGAGACCAAGGATGTCGACTACTACGTCACGTTCGACAACCGCCAGACCGGCGTGCTGCAGGGCAAGGACATCGTCGACAAGCTCGGGCTGGCGCAGGGCAAGGGGCCGTTCAACCTCGAGATCATCTCGGGCTCGCTGGACGACAACAATGCGCATGTGGTCTATGACGGCGTCATGTCGCAGCTCAAGCCTTACCTCGAGAGCGGCAAGCTCGTCGTGCGTAGTTCGCAGGTCTCGCTCAAGCAGACCGCAACCCCGAACTGGGACGGTGCCCTGGCGCAGGCCCGTATGGACAACCTGCTCAGTGCGTACTACAGCCGGGATCACCTCGATGCGGTGCTGGCGATGAACGATTCCATCGCGACGGGTGTGGTGTCATCGCTGCGCAGCGTGGGCTACGGCACGCCGGACAATCCGATGCCCATCGTTACCGGCCAGGATGCCGAGGTGCCGAACATCAAGTCCATTGTCGCTGGGCATCAGACCTCTACGGTTTTCAAGGACACGCGAGCACTGGCCGAAACCGCGGCGACGATGGTGGATGCGATCCTCAGCAAGAAGCCTGTCGCCGTAAACGATACGAGTTCCTATGACAACGGCGCTTTTGTCGTGCCGACGCAGTTGCTTGCCCCGGTTCTGGTCGATAAGTCGAACTGGAAAGAGGCGTTGGTTACGGACGGGCACTTCTACTCCGAAGAACAGATTCTGCGCTGAAGGAGATGAACGCGATGCTCGAGAAAACCAGAACGTCCCGAGACTCTGCCCATGAGGAGACCAGTGGCCAGTCCGACCTGATTCTCTCGATGCGAGGTATCGCCAAGACCTTTGGTCCCGTCAAAGCGTTACGACGTGTGGACCTATCCGTCCGCCGTGGCGAAATTCACGCGATTTGCGGCGAAAACGGAGCGGGCAAATCGACGCTCATGAACATCCTGAGTGGCGTCTATCCATACGGCAGCTACTCGGGCGATATCGTCTTCGACGGGCAGGAGCGGCGCTTCGACAGCCTGCGCGACAGCGAGAAGGCCGGCATTTGCATCATTCATCAAGAGCTTGCCTTGGCGCCCCTGCTGTCGATCACTGAGAACCTGTTCCTCGGCAACGAGCGATCGAAACGCGGAATCATCGACTGGGACGACGCGCATCTGGAAGCGCGGACTTTGCTGGACCGCGTGGGTCTCGGCGATGCGCCGCAGCAGGCCGTCGGCGAACTCGGCATTGGCAAGCAGCAACTGGTCGAGATCGCCAAGGCCTTGTCCAAGGACGTCCGGCTGATGATCCTCGATGAGCCCACCGCCAGCCTCAACGAGCACGACAGCGATCGTCTGCTCGCGCTGATGCAGGAACTGAAATCGCGCGGCGTCACCTCGATCATCATCTCGCACAAACTCAACGAGATTCGCCACATCGCCGATTCGGTCACCGTGATACGCGACGGCTCCACCGTCGACACGATGGATTGCGGGGAACAGCGTATCGATGAATCCCGAATCGTCAGGGCCATGGTGGGGCGGGAACTCTCGGATCGATATCCGGCGCGGGAACGCCATCTAGGTGAGGTGATGTTCGAGGTTCGCAACTGGCGGGCAATCGATCGCCAGCGCCACGATCGCGAGATCGTTCGCAATGTCAGCTTCAAGGTCCGCCGTGGTGAAGTGGTCGGAATCTCCGGCCTCATGGGGGCCGGCAGAACCGAGTTGGCGCTGAGCCTGTTCGGCCGCCTGCACAGCAAGTACGTCGGCGGTGATGTGCTGCTCCACGGCCAGCCCATCGACACCTCGACGGTCGTCAAGGCCATCCGTAACCGCCTGGCTTACGTCACCGAGGATCGCAAGGGCGCGGGCCTCGTGGCCGAAGAGAGCATTGCGCGCAACACCGTACTGGCCAGCCTCGACCGGGTCTCGCGCCTGGGTTTTGTCGTCGACCCGTTCGCTGTGATGGATGCCGCTGAAGCGTACTGCCGCAAGCTGGGGACGCGCTGCCACGACGTCCTGCAGAAGGTCGGTACGCTGTCGGGAGGCAACCAGCAAAAGGTGGTGCTGAGCAAATGGCTCTTCACCGATCCCGAAGTGCTGATCCTCGACGAACCCACGCGCGGAATCGACGTCGGCGCCAAATACGAGATTTACAAAATCATCAACGAGTTCGCCGAATCGGGAAAGTGCGTCGTGATGATCTCGTCCGAGATGCCCGAACTGCTGGGCACTTGTGATCGCATCTACGCCATGAACGAGGGGCGCTTCGTCGGCGAGTTCGATGCCGCGCAGGCGACACAGGAAAGAATCATGCGCTCGATCCAGAACAACCAGGCGCTTACGGCATGAACAGGAAGGAGATTGAGATGTCCACATCGTTCTACAGCCCGAATGAAGCGGCGAAGCGGGAAAGTGTCCTCGTGCTGCTGAAGCGCAACGCGGGCGACTACGGCCTGCTGGCGTCGCTGGTCATCATCACCGCGTTCTTTCAGTTCGCCACTCACGGTGTGCTGCTGCAGCCGCTCAATATCACCAATCTGCTGTTGCAGAACAGCTACGTCGTGATCATGGCGTTGGGCATGCTGATGGTAATCGTCTGTGGCCACATCGATCTATCAGTGGGATCGGTGGTGGGCTGCATCGGTGCGCTGGCCGGCGCGCTGATGGTTACGCATCAGGTCGACGTGTTCACCTCGGTGCTGATCTGTCTGGTGGCCGGAGCGGCCGCTGGCGCCGCCCAGGGTTATTGGGTTGCCTATTGGCGCATGCCGTCCTTCATCGTCACGCTCGCGGGCATGCTGGTGTTTCGCGGCATCACGATCGCGATATCGGACGGCGCCTCGGTCGGGCCGTTCCCGTCATCGTTTGCCGCGATCAGTTCGGGCTTCCTGCCCGATCCGTTCACCAAAACCGGCATTCATCTGTTGTCGCTGCTGATCGGCGTGGCCGTCGCGGCCCTCTTCCTGGTCGTCGAGTTCCGCGCCAGGGCCCGCTCCGTTTCGCGCAATGCCAGCGTGCAGTCGATGCCGGTGTTCGTGCTCCGCAATGGCGCCGTGACGCTGCTGCTGCTGGC comes from Gammaproteobacteria bacterium and encodes:
- a CDS encoding Gfo/Idh/MocA family oxidoreductase produces the protein MSYALGTEEPIGIACLGITHPHTSGRVKAFQRAPGVSFFGAYDESPLLQPFVEALGLEARSKDEILSDPKVHAVLVHPKSYLMADWAIEALKAGKAVLCEKPAGRGSHDTQRIAEAVEETAGLFQVGFCWRYAPSVDKLQEALAAERFGKVLQVRAHAGCSHDEADTSHMKQPGDIGGAFYVIGCHTVDRLLLHFGMPRSVNARITKFAGAMSDTAREDAAGAILNYDDKLITLDFMSWDPLPWTESWDITVYGTEGLMYSRPLPASYKVYDSGRNGYPEGWTDWNETSFPEIWAIRKTVYSPELAEIGNPVYFDREAAKFINSLRTGAPSNVPASQAHNINRVLEALFASSSRNGEEVLL
- a CDS encoding sugar ABC transporter permease, whose protein sequence is MSTSFYSPNEAAKRESVLVLLKRNAGDYGLLASLVIITAFFQFATHGVLLQPLNITNLLLQNSYVVIMALGMLMVIVCGHIDLSVGSVVGCIGALAGALMVTHQVDVFTSVLICLVAGAAAGAAQGYWVAYWRMPSFIVTLAGMLVFRGITIAISDGASVGPFPSSFAAISSGFLPDPFTKTGIHLLSLLIGVAVAALFLVVEFRARARSVSRNASVQSMPVFVLRNGAVTLLLLAFCYMLAQYRGIPMVVLIMGLLIAAYTFLMNRTVIGRRIYAVGGNLKAARLSGVNTSRVTFIAFVNMGMLAAVAGLIFASRLNSATPRAGTGFELDVIAAVFIGGASASGGVGKVLGVVIGAFIMGVLNNGMSILGLGVDYQQMIKGIVLLAAVLIDVYQKNKA
- a CDS encoding sugar ABC transporter ATP-binding protein codes for the protein MLEKTRTSRDSAHEETSGQSDLILSMRGIAKTFGPVKALRRVDLSVRRGEIHAICGENGAGKSTLMNILSGVYPYGSYSGDIVFDGQERRFDSLRDSEKAGICIIHQELALAPLLSITENLFLGNERSKRGIIDWDDAHLEARTLLDRVGLGDAPQQAVGELGIGKQQLVEIAKALSKDVRLMILDEPTASLNEHDSDRLLALMQELKSRGVTSIIISHKLNEIRHIADSVTVIRDGSTVDTMDCGEQRIDESRIVRAMVGRELSDRYPARERHLGEVMFEVRNWRAIDRQRHDREIVRNVSFKVRRGEVVGISGLMGAGRTELALSLFGRLHSKYVGGDVLLHGQPIDTSTVVKAIRNRLAYVTEDRKGAGLVAEESIARNTVLASLDRVSRLGFVVDPFAVMDAAEAYCRKLGTRCHDVLQKVGTLSGGNQQKVVLSKWLFTDPEVLILDEPTRGIDVGAKYEIYKIINEFAESGKCVVMISSEMPELLGTCDRIYAMNEGRFVGEFDAAQATQERIMRSIQNNQALTA
- a CDS encoding sugar-binding protein, with the protein product MFKNIKALTLYGVAPLLLLSALLAACGQQRSEKGVIGITLPSKTEARWVSDGSNMVRTLKAMGYDVDLQYAQYDVPVQLSQVENLVAKGVRALVVAPIDGTTMVSVLHQAHQNGIAIISYDRLIRETKDVDYYVTFDNRQTGVLQGKDIVDKLGLAQGKGPFNLEIISGSLDDNNAHVVYDGVMSQLKPYLESGKLVVRSSQVSLKQTATPNWDGALAQARMDNLLSAYYSRDHLDAVLAMNDSIATGVVSSLRSVGYGTPDNPMPIVTGQDAEVPNIKSIVAGHQTSTVFKDTRALAETAATMVDAILSKKPVAVNDTSSYDNGAFVVPTQLLAPVLVDKSNWKEALVTDGHFYSEEQILR